The genomic interval AACTGCAGGGGCTTGATTTCATTCCCCTTTATGCACTGAATAATGTTCAGACACAGCGTTGAGTGGATTGAGAGTACTTTACCGGATGATTGAACATTAATTCAACtatttttcaaagtttaaattctcTTAAGAGAACAGCTTTTATTAGATTTGTGCTGACGATGCAACTTTTAAAATTCCGCTCACAGTTTGTCTGAACATGTtgaatctatttaaaacaaGCAAAGTGTTGTTAGGTGGAGTCATGATGTTGcctcatagttttttttttttgtgatgtcatagattataatttgatgtttttttgtttttttttcgacTGTTTGTTTGTCACTCATGTTGTGCCGTCGGTGATGTCATCGGAGCGTCGGGGGGAGCGTAAACACGTCATTTAATTTTACCTCTCACCTCATCTTAACCTCATCTCACTTCAGTGTTTTGACTTACCTGACCTAACCTGCAACCCCAcctcacctccacacacacctccactcaTTCATACAGTCTGTGATGTCATCGTAGTGTCATCGTAGAGTCGATGTAGTGTAGTGACCTCGTGCACTCGGGAGGCAGAGCGCTCATATACCTGTCCAATGGTTGTGGTTCTCAGAGCCCAAAGGAGGCGGAGCAGCGACAGGGGGAGCCAATGGCAGTGCAGCTGGAAGTCCTTCAGGTTCTGTTCCACCGATAGGAGGACTGTTCACAGGTGGCGTCCCCAAACTGAGACCGGTTGGCGGTAAGGAGTTACACTGATTGAtcatattgttgttattatttggTGTATTTTTATGAATGAGGAGTTCCTTTGGATGTTCGatgtcctccatgttttttcGCAGACGGTTCCTCGGGACGTTCTCCCTCCACTCGTGCCGCAGCACCCCGCCCACCCAGCCATCGCCACGATGACGCAGACAGTCCTTCCCCTCAGGCGTTGTCACCCATGGAGACGAGTCGTACCCAGCGGCCCTCTCTGCCCAACCTgacctcctctccctcaccctccaccccctcctctgcagcttcctccccctccaccaGCATGAAGCACTCCTCCTCCGCaccgcctccccctcctcctgtctgtcgcCGTGGAAAcgccccctctcctccctcctcttcctctgcttaCAACAGAGAGAAGCCCCTCCCCCCAACCCCGAACAACACTCCTCCCCTCCCGTCAAAACCTCCCCCATCTCCAGGCAACAGCAGACGTCCGCCCACCTCGGGTGGAAACCCCGGcgcctcctccacttcctcaaCTCTGGCTCCACCCCCTCCACCTTACCGCATCAGTAATGGTCCCACATGTGGAAGTGGCGAGGCGGCGCCCGAGCTGCCACAGCGTCACAACTCGCTCGGCAACAAGAGGACTGCCCCCTCACCTGGAGGCCACACCCCCACCAGAGGCcccgcccctccacctcctcctgcttcccCCACCCCTTCTCAACAGGGCGCCAACAGGCCACCACCCCCCATCCGAGATGTTCCAGGTAGAGGGGCAGGTGAGGCCTCAGCGTGTTTTCTGAACAGATTAATGAAATGGTTTCTGGTGTTgataactttattgatcctctCATTGATCACTTCATTCATCTCTGTCCTCAGCCCCTCCTGTTCCCGCTCAGCCTTCTGCGTCGAGGGCGGGAGGCAGAGAAGCCCCGCTCCCCCCTCCTTACAGGACACACGGtagcccctccctctcctctgaccCCCCTGTCAGAGGGAAACCTCCTCCCCCGCCAACCCGCACCCCGGCCGCTCCTCCCCCGCCTCCCCCTCCCATCCGCAACGGACACTCCTCCTCTACCACCTCCTCTTCCATCCCTCGTTCGTTTGTCGGTGAGTCACGTCTCTGATCCAGATGGAAACAGCTCAGTGTCGGTGAAACCCCGGAGTTTTACTTTCAATCTAAACACTcactttgcaacattttatgaaacactAGCAGTATTCACACGATATCTCCACCAGGCTTTGAATTGAAAAGATGAAACTACAAATGCAACAAGTATCGatctttctgattctgatgcGTCAATTTGATAGTAGATAAATTAAGAAAACGTGCATGAACATGGCCTCCAGAATATCAAAATGTATTGTCTTGATATTGAGATGATATCAGAAAGTATagaaatatagatatatatatttttgtagtAGATAGGGGTGTaaagtttattgtttattatgtgctcaaagggcattcaaaaaactgttgccttcataaactaaaaggtggaagtgtaattaaaaagaaatattttttacatataGACTATattacttcatttcattctaaaatattttatttcattcatatgttttatttattggagactcttttggttgaaggtttattttagtttatttagttttttttttttttttttacaatgtttaatttaaaatgttactaaaaagtaacctgagcaggtgtacaagtctgaactTAGCCCAAtttgtaaaagggaaattctaagTGATAATAAAGGAAAAAGTGTCCCTTTACTGTACCGAACCGAAGCTTCAGAACTTGGAACCATACCGAACCGAACTTTTTGTGCACCGTTACGCCCCTACTAGTAGATGAGTATGTGATCATAAAGCGCTGACTACTAATTCTGTCTAAAGCAAATTCTTTCAAATACTCTAATCATTACACTTTGTGGACCAGATGAGTTGGCAGGTAATAGTTCGGCTCTtcctcaaagttttttttaatgattcttgatgtttctgctgttttgatTTAAGCTGTTATTTAAATTCTCTCATTGGTTCCCAAAGTTTCACTCTCGTCCTCCATCAGTCTCTCCTCTTCTCGCCCTCTCACTTCTCCTTCACCAGTCAGTTTatcaacagcagaaaaaaggaataaataaagaacTGATGAGTCATGTCTCCTTCTTCCGCAGATGATTTCGAGTCCAAGTATTCATTTCATTCTCTGGACGACTTCCCTCCTCCCGACGAGTACCGACACTTCGCCAAGATCTACCCAAGCAAGGCCAACAGAGGTACGCGCAGAGAACAGTGCTTTATATACAGTTTAATGAGTCAAAACAAGTTTCCCTCTGGATTTGGACGATCGAAGCTGTAAATGATAACACTTTGATTTAGCTTCTCTCACACTGAAATGTCTGAAACATTGTAATAGTGAGTTAGTGCTTTAGTTagaagggggaggagcttaaaatcaatctttgtttgttgCAGTGATGAGAGGAGCTCCACCACTGCCACCTGTCGGCAGGTGAACCATGACAAGGACTACACGGCTggacccccccccacacacacacacacacacacacgctctacCCCGCTTCCTGTTTGATGACATGACGTCCAGCTTTATCATCACCGTCGCCTTCATCACCACCTCATCTTGAGATCATGGCTTATTGCCCCCAGGGAAAGCGCCGATCTGACTGGCTGAGGAGAGCTCTCACCTGATTGGCCGATGAGACCTCTGATCTGATTGGCCGACGCAGCAGAACCGCGTTAAACtgctcaggaagtgatgcagagtgttcagagtgatGATGACGAGGTTGTTTCCTGCTCTACAAACTTGTTTCAGCATCTTGTTCTCTTAACAaacccccccttccccccctgcagtttttatttttatttttattttgcacttgcactttttgttgaaaaaaaaccagCTGCTCCACCTGTCTACCACTGTCTGACACATGAAGGAGAACAGTTTGTGGAGCCAAAAGCTGCTTCAGGGACACCTCAGACTGAATGGATATGAACTAAAAATGATAAAGACGGAGTGTGTCGTGGAGCTGCGTTTCCATTATGAACAACTGCAGGTCAATATTTTTGGGGAGAAAGACTTTTCTGAGAGCTTGACTGGTGTGTAAGCGCTCGTGACAGCTCCTCTGCGGCTCTGCACATTTACCTACagtgctgtcaatcatggcgTCGTACTCCTTTTATAGTATCACATAACtattaaaaatgaacataaatcagcatgataagAACTAACTATAATGacagtctgtctacaaacccacaaattatgagaaaagtccatcctctcttgTCTTTTGCCTTCCCTagttttaagaaaatgtgtgcttaaacaggcagtttggaggttttcccttcgtgacatcacaaagggcagtaacccctcccccatggtgggtgacactcccacagctaggtgtttgttctgccctctgagtctgccatctcaccgtaaacaataggacatggagcgagaaagcccaaactacatccccttccagagagggggcgtggtcagacaccgcgcatttacatatttaaaggtacagacacagaaacagcctgttctgagcaaggctgaaacagaggggtttataggcatgatcaaatacaagatcagagtggattaagaacaagaaacttcacagacatgttttgaggagctctgagacttttttttaaaacttcttgaaaaggaggataatacgtgacctttaactaatgtcccatctgttaacatggagaagGCGAGCGTTATTACCTTTTACGGGT from Labrus mixtus chromosome 20, fLabMix1.1, whole genome shotgun sequence carries:
- the wipf2b gene encoding WAS/WASL-interacting protein family member 2b isoform X1, with the translated sequence MPIPPPPPPPPGGPPPPPTFSQANTSPPKLSKEETKGRGALLSDICNGTRLKKVAVVNDRSAPMLDSKSQTPKSQTPPTDHPYIRLYQYLHQQQSQPRQQGAPSEEQQRTSAFSLEKPKGGGAATGGANGSAAGSPSGSVPPIGGLFTGGVPKLRPVGDGSSGRSPSTRAAAPRPPSHRHDDADSPSPQALSPMETSRTQRPSLPNLTSSPSPSTPSSAASSPSTSMKHSSSAPPPPPPVCRRGNAPSPPSSSSAYNREKPLPPTPNNTPPLPSKPPPSPGNSRRPPTSGGNPGASSTSSTLAPPPPPYRISNGPTCGSGEAAPELPQRHNSLGNKRTAPSPGGHTPTRGPAPPPPPASPTPSQQGANRPPPPIRDVPGRGAAPPVPAQPSASRAGGREAPLPPPYRTHGSPSLSSDPPVRGKPPPPPTRTPAAPPPPPPPIRNGHSSSTTSSSIPRSFVDDFESKYSFHSLDDFPPPDEYRHFAKIYPSKANRVMRGAPPLPPVGR
- the wipf2b gene encoding WAS/WASL-interacting protein family member 2b isoform X2, whose product is MPIPPPPPPPPGGPPPPPTFSQANTSPPKLSKEETKGRGALLSDICNGTRLKKVAVVNDRSAPMLDKPKGGGAATGGANGSAAGSPSGSVPPIGGLFTGGVPKLRPVGDGSSGRSPSTRAAAPRPPSHRHDDADSPSPQALSPMETSRTQRPSLPNLTSSPSPSTPSSAASSPSTSMKHSSSAPPPPPPVCRRGNAPSPPSSSSAYNREKPLPPTPNNTPPLPSKPPPSPGNSRRPPTSGGNPGASSTSSTLAPPPPPYRISNGPTCGSGEAAPELPQRHNSLGNKRTAPSPGGHTPTRGPAPPPPPASPTPSQQGANRPPPPIRDVPGRGAAPPVPAQPSASRAGGREAPLPPPYRTHGSPSLSSDPPVRGKPPPPPTRTPAAPPPPPPPIRNGHSSSTTSSSIPRSFVDDFESKYSFHSLDDFPPPDEYRHFAKIYPSKANRVMRGAPPLPPVGR
- the wipf2b gene encoding WAS/WASL-interacting protein family member 2b isoform X3, with amino-acid sequence MPIPPPPPPPPGGPPPPPTFSQANTSPPKLSKEETKGRGALLSDICNGTRLKKVAVVNDRSAPMLDSKSQTPKSQTPPTDHPYIRLYQYLHQQQSQPRQQGAPSEEQQRTSAFSLEKPKGGGAATGGANGSAAGSPSGSVPPIGGLFTGGVPKLRPVGDGSSGRSPSTRAAAPRPPSHRHDDADSPSPQALSPMETSRTQRPSLPNLTSSPSPSTPSSAASSPSTSMKHSSSAPPPPPPVCRRGNAPSPPSSSSAYNREKPLPPTPNNTPPLPSKPPPSPGNSRRPPTSGGNPGASSTSSTLAPPPPPYRISNGPTCGSGEAAPELPQRHNSLGNKRTAPSPGGHTPTRGPAPPPPPASPTPSQQGANRPPPPIRDVPGRGAAPPVPAQPSASRAGGREAPLPPPYRTHDDFESKYSFHSLDDFPPPDEYRHFAKIYPSKANRVMRGAPPLPPVGR